A genomic region of Arachis hypogaea cultivar Tifrunner chromosome 5, arahy.Tifrunner.gnm2.J5K5, whole genome shotgun sequence contains the following coding sequences:
- the LOC112801731 gene encoding uncharacterized protein yields MNNGDEDNKGLIWKLPELKSNDFGKIGPAFGLGAGCGLGFGLGLLGGVGFGPGIPGFQVGFGFGAGCGVGIGFGYGVGKGIAQDEKKRYSNVGNPFRGSGNIISEDEITALVDDLVINTKKLIRATTKEIDKWRR; encoded by the exons ATGAACAACGGAGACGAAGATAACAAGGGCTTAATCTGGAAGCTTCCAGAACTCAAATCCAACGATTTCGGTAAGATTGGTCCCGCCTTCGGCCTCGGCGCCGGCTGCGGCCTCGGTTTCGGCCTTGGCCTTCTCGGAg GTGTGGGTTTCGGCCCTGGAATTCCAGGATTCCAAGTAGGTTTTGGATTCGGTGCTGGATGTGGGGTTGGTATAGGATTCGGCTATGGTGTAGGGAAGGGCATTGCCCAAGATGAGAAGAAGAGGTATTCTAATGTTGGAAATCCTTTCCGTGGTTCTGGAAATATTATTTCTGA GGATGAGATTACTGCCCTTGTGGATGACCTTGTGATTAATACTAAGAAGCTTATCAGGGCAACAACCAAAGAAATTGACAAGTGGAGAAGATGA
- the LOC112801730 gene encoding chlorophyll a-b binding protein CP26, chloroplastic: MASIGVSEMLGNPIKLSGAARSAPSASSPATFKTVALFGKKKAAPPPPSKKAAAAVTPANDELAKWYGPDRRIFLPEGLLDRSEIPPYLTGEVPGDYGYDPFGLSKKPEDFAKYQAYELIHARWAMLGAAGFIIPEAFNKFGANCGPEAVWFKTGALLLDGGTLNYFGKPIPINLIVAVVAEIVLLGGAEYYRIINGLDLEDKLHPGGPFDPLGLAKDPDQAALLKVKEIKNGRLAMFAMLGFYFQAYVTGEGPVENLAKHLSDPFGNNLLTVIAGSAERVPTL, from the exons ATGGCTTCAATTGGGGTGTCTGAGATGCTTGGAAACCCCATCAAGTTGAGTGGTGCAGCAAGGTCAGCACCATCAGCTTCTAGCCCTGCCACCTTCAAGACTGTGGCTCTCTTTGGTAAGAAGAAGGCAGCACCACCTCCTCCTTCAAAGAAAGCTGCTGCTGCTGTCACTCCTGCCAATGATGAACTCGCCAAGTGGTATG GTCCTGACAGAAGGATCTTCTTGCCAGAGGGTCTCTTGGACCGATCCGAGATCCCACCATACTTGACTGGAGAAGTGCCCGGAGA CTATGGTTATGATCCTTTTGGTCTCAGCAAGAAGCCAGAGGACTTTGCCAA ATATCAGGCATACGAGTTGATTCACGCAAGATGGGCAATGCTTGGTGCTGCTGGATTCATCATTCCTGAGGCCTTCAACAAATTCGGAGCTAACTGCGGTCCTGAGGCTGTTTGGTTCAAG ACCGGAGCTCTTCTTCTCGATGGTGGAACGCTTAACTACTTTGGGAAGCCGATCCCCATCAACCTCATTGTTGCTGTCGTCGCTGAGATTGTACTTTTGGGTGGTGCAGAGTACTACAGAATTATCAATGGCCTG GATTTGGAAGATAAGCTTCATCCAGGTGGTCCATTCGACCCGTTGGGACTTGCAAAGGATCCGGACCAAGCTGCATTGTTGAAGGTGAAGGAGATCAAGAATGGAAGGCTTGCCATGTTTGCCATGCTTGGTTTCTACTTCCAAGCTTATGTCACCGGAGAAGGCCCCGTCGAGAACCTTGCAAAGCATCTCAGTGACCCCTTTGGCAACAACTTGCTCACTGTCATTGCTGGTTCTGCTGAGAGAGTTCCAACTCTTTGA